A region of Lichenibacterium dinghuense DNA encodes the following proteins:
- a CDS encoding catalase family protein, which produces MKQKQPPLRFQPGFEVVPPDEDEIQRGLTEAMLSIQRKTHADTGHARRAVHAKPHGYLRVTFEVLDGLSPHLAQGLYAAPATYDAILRFSTTPGDMLDDAVSTPRGVALKVLDVPGARLPGSEGDRTQNYVFGNSPTFQVATAAKFLQQLKPMAATTGRAEPLKHAISVLSRNAEAALEMVGGKSATLTTLAGQAPTELLGDSFYSQAALLHGDYYAKLAMSPVSPELTALSQQKLDLSGHPDVIRDSVRDYFRSLPGAWELRVQVGTDIDAMPIEDAKTEWPEDRSPYVAVARITARPQDSWSDGLRDLVEEHLAFDPWIGLAAHRPLGSIMRARQPAYAAARHYRAESNGAEIREPEGRPAA; this is translated from the coding sequence ATGAAGCAGAAGCAGCCGCCGCTCCGGTTCCAGCCCGGGTTCGAGGTCGTCCCGCCGGACGAGGACGAGATCCAGCGCGGCCTGACCGAGGCCATGCTGTCGATCCAGCGCAAGACGCACGCCGACACCGGCCATGCCCGCCGCGCCGTCCACGCCAAGCCGCACGGCTACCTGCGCGTGACGTTCGAGGTGCTGGACGGCCTGTCGCCGCACCTCGCGCAGGGCCTCTACGCCGCGCCCGCGACCTACGACGCGATCCTCCGCTTCAGCACGACGCCGGGCGACATGCTCGACGACGCCGTGTCGACCCCGCGCGGCGTGGCGCTCAAGGTCCTCGACGTCCCCGGCGCCCGCCTGCCCGGCAGCGAGGGCGACCGGACGCAGAACTACGTGTTCGGCAACTCGCCGACCTTCCAGGTCGCGACGGCGGCGAAATTCCTCCAGCAGCTCAAGCCCATGGCGGCCACCACGGGGCGGGCCGAGCCGCTGAAGCACGCCATCTCGGTCCTGTCCCGCAACGCCGAGGCGGCGCTGGAGATGGTCGGCGGGAAGTCCGCGACCCTCACCACGCTGGCCGGGCAGGCTCCGACCGAACTCCTCGGCGACAGCTTCTACTCGCAGGCGGCGCTGCTGCACGGCGACTACTACGCCAAACTCGCGATGTCGCCCGTGTCGCCGGAGCTGACGGCGCTGTCGCAACAGAAGCTCGACCTGTCCGGCCACCCGGACGTCATCCGCGACTCCGTGCGCGACTATTTCCGCAGCCTTCCGGGCGCCTGGGAGCTGCGCGTGCAGGTCGGCACCGACATCGACGCCATGCCGATCGAGGACGCCAAGACCGAGTGGCCCGAGGACCGGAGCCCCTACGTGGCGGTGGCCCGCATCACGGCCCGGCCGCAGGACAGCTGGTCGGACGGCCTCCGGGATCTCGTCGAGGAGCACCTCGCCTTCGACCCCTGGATCGGCCTCGCCGCCCACCGCCCGCTCGGCTCGATCATGCGGGCGCGCCAGCCCGCCTACGCGGCCGCGCGCCACTACCGCGCCGAGAGCAACGGGGCCGAGATCCGCGAGCCGGAGGGACGGCCCGCGGCCTGA